A genomic stretch from Xiphophorus maculatus strain JP 163 A chromosome 14, X_maculatus-5.0-male, whole genome shotgun sequence includes:
- the elp5 gene encoding elongator complex protein 5 — MLSELLQGIESGGFLIIRDSCRYSGRDLLKSFITAALNREEVIHILCFDVSEEELKDGLKPSDTQRLHIHNAYSDPLGWTGHPNFTVQQFSLEDLTNLVKQTSQPKPAVLVIDSLSWILRHKTPPAVCQTLQQLRKGGAVRAVIGLLHTDMHQRGTVGSVCHLATSLISVAPGVKGKEAVARVTKRSKSGKVMQDEEIFCIAEDFTVTILSKPSHAEHKTNSTEEEQTDPTANLTFNLRLSDSELEAKQKLTLPFVFSKEKKTALLHPGPGSGRILYEPDANDDYDQEDPDDDLDV; from the exons ATGTTGTCTGAATTACTGCAAGGCATTGAGAGTGGCGGGTTTCTAATAATACGAG ACTCCTGCAGGTACTCAGGACGAGATCTTCTGAAGAGCTTCATCACTGCTGCCTTAAACAG GGAGGAAGTTATACATATCCTGTGTTTTGATGTGAGTGAAGAAGAGCTGAAAGATGGATTGAAACCTTCAGACACTCAGAG gctaCATATTCACAATGCCTATTCAGATCCCCTCGGGTGGACTGGTCACCCAAATTTCACAGTTCAACAGTTCAGCTTGGAGGACCTCACAAACTTGGtcaaacaaacatcacaacCAAAGCCAGCTGTGCTCGTCATCGATTCTCTGTCTTGGATATTGAGACATAAGACTCCGCCTGCTGTCTGCCAGACACTTCAGCAGCTAAGAAAAG GGGGAGCTGTGAGAGCTGTTATTGGCCTGCTCCACACAGATATGCATCAGAGGGGCACCGTGGGAAGCGTCTGCCACTTGGCAACTTCTCTCATCTCCGTGGCACCTGGAGTGAAGGGAAAAGAAGCGGTGGCAAGAGTAACAAAGCGCTCCAAATCAGGGAAAGTTATGCAAGAT GAGGAGATATTCTGCATCGCAGAGGATTTCACAGTGACCATTCTGAGCAAGCCCAGCCATGCTGAACATAAAACCAATAGCACAGAGGAAGAGCAG ACGGACCCAACAGCTAACTTGACCTTCAACCTTCGACTGTCTGATTCAGAGTTAGAGGCCAAGCAGAAACTCACCCTGCCTTTCGTCTTCAGCAAAGAGAA AAAAACGGCTCTGCTCCATCCAGGTCCAGGTTCTGGGCGGATTCTGTATGAGCCTGATGCCAATGATGACTATGACCAGGAGGACCCTGATGATGACCTTGATGTCTAG